Proteins encoded within one genomic window of Corynebacterium aurimucosum:
- the ramB gene encoding acetate metabolism transcriptional regulator RamB, translating into MSKTYVGSRLRQLRRERDLSQASLAATLGLSASYVNQIEHDVRPLTVPVLLKITEAFGVDATFFSRDDDSRLLAEIQDVVQDQEICPSPVELQELSELVYNHPTVARTLVDIHRRYRNIRDKLSLATDTRRSDGSQALSMPHDEVRDFFYARQNYLDELEIHAEGIAAELGVTPFHIRDIEQALNDRLTSQHGVEILTTDRMDGTLHRFDKNTGTLRLASRLSVGQRAFRMAAELGFLEAGELINRLVDEEPFTSDASINLAKRGIANYYAAATLLPYNLIHSEAEQSGYDVEYLCNVFGVGYETIASRLSTLQRPNKRGIPFTFVRVDRAGNMSKRQSATGVHFSNSGGTCPLWNVYESFSRPNTISRQLAQMPDGRNYLWVSRTVSYPQGRFGDTNKLFSIGLGCEARHANRTVYAQGLNLDALSSATPIGAGCRTCPRQNCSQRAFPAINEQLVIDAHRSAVAPY; encoded by the coding sequence ATGAGCAAGACATACGTGGGTTCGCGCCTGCGCCAGCTGCGCCGCGAACGTGATCTCAGCCAAGCCTCCCTCGCCGCTACGCTGGGGCTTTCAGCGAGCTACGTCAACCAGATTGAGCATGACGTGCGCCCGCTTACCGTCCCGGTCTTGCTGAAAATCACTGAAGCATTTGGCGTTGATGCCACGTTCTTCTCCCGCGATGACGACTCACGCCTGCTGGCAGAAATCCAGGATGTCGTACAAGACCAGGAAATCTGCCCCTCCCCCGTGGAGCTTCAGGAATTGTCCGAGTTGGTTTATAACCACCCCACCGTTGCCCGCACGCTCGTGGATATCCACCGTCGCTACCGCAACATTCGCGACAAGCTTTCGCTTGCCACCGATACCCGCCGCTCGGATGGCAGCCAGGCGCTATCCATGCCTCACGACGAGGTGCGGGACTTCTTCTATGCCCGGCAGAATTACCTCGATGAATTGGAGATTCATGCGGAGGGAATCGCCGCGGAGCTCGGCGTCACCCCCTTCCACATCCGCGATATCGAGCAGGCTCTAAATGACAGGCTCACATCCCAGCACGGCGTGGAGATTCTCACCACCGATCGCATGGATGGCACACTGCATCGCTTTGACAAGAACACCGGCACCCTTCGCCTAGCCAGCCGCCTGAGCGTGGGCCAGCGCGCCTTCCGCATGGCGGCGGAGCTGGGGTTCCTGGAAGCGGGTGAGCTTATTAACCGCCTCGTGGACGAAGAACCCTTCACCTCGGATGCCTCGATCAACTTGGCCAAGCGGGGAATCGCCAACTACTACGCTGCAGCCACCCTTTTGCCCTATAACCTCATCCATAGTGAGGCCGAGCAATCCGGGTATGACGTGGAGTACCTTTGCAATGTTTTCGGCGTGGGCTATGAAACCATTGCTTCCCGCCTTTCCACGCTGCAGCGGCCCAACAAGCGCGGCATCCCCTTTACCTTTGTACGGGTGGACCGCGCCGGCAACATGTCCAAGCGCCAATCAGCCACGGGCGTGCACTTTTCCAACTCCGGCGGCACCTGCCCGCTGTGGAATGTCTACGAGTCCTTCTCACGCCCCAACACCATTTCCCGGCAGCTGGCGCAGATGCCGGATGGGCGCAATTACCTCTGGGTTTCGCGCACGGTGAGCTACCCGCAAGGCCGTTTCGGGGATACCAACAAGCTCTTCTCCATCGGCTTGGGCTGCGAGGCCCGCCACGCCAACCGCACTGTCTACGCCCAGGGCCTGAACCTCGATGCCCTTTCTTCCGCGACCCCGATTGGCGCTGGCTGCCGCACCTGCCCACGCCAGAACTGTTCGCAGCGAGCTTTCCCCGCTATCAACGAGCAGTTAGTCATTGATGCCCACCGCTCCGCGGTTGCGCCGTACTAA
- a CDS encoding alpha/beta hydrolase: protein MKIARSLTTLAAASALALGAVVSPIASASDIDPDEIRGNAEKSQISDIDLYDELEEYLPKDEAGNPSPSREEYEAALNDRNTNFSEPKINKLPEKKKWMGYVFRYGEYRQLVKPLKATAPAMDRDVPLAVLTPDGTFDASRPTIYLLNGAGGAEQGMDWISSTFGKDLDPKAKGVQHLPYFYANRNVNVVIPQAGAFSYYTDWLSTPDRGYLKGPQKWETFLTKELPGPLEKRINGNGKRGIAGMSMSATSSLVLAQHNPNFYDAIGSYSGCAATSTPLPNFYAQLTVNRGGGSTEQMWGAKGGDYNRYNDGLINATKNNMGNSKVYVSANSGLAGATDLGSSKIDASGSSQAFKSSSTLVVEGGVIEAAMNACTHDLKAKMEREGVKDAVFNLRNTGTHSWPGWYDDINSSWPTFASAFFPEDPSAPVAATYAANEDASANEMDAEADSQDAKLDEAEADTEAPADSLPVDTEATEH, encoded by the coding sequence ATGAAGATTGCGCGCTCTCTCACGACGCTGGCAGCGGCATCAGCCTTAGCCCTCGGCGCCGTTGTATCCCCTATCGCCAGCGCATCCGACATTGACCCGGATGAAATCCGCGGTAACGCTGAAAAATCCCAGATTTCCGATATCGACCTTTACGACGAGCTCGAGGAGTACCTGCCCAAGGATGAGGCCGGCAACCCGTCGCCGTCTCGAGAGGAATATGAGGCTGCCCTTAACGACAGAAACACCAATTTCAGCGAGCCCAAGATCAACAAGCTTCCGGAAAAAAAGAAGTGGATGGGCTACGTCTTCAGGTACGGGGAATACCGTCAATTGGTGAAGCCCCTTAAGGCCACCGCACCCGCAATGGACCGCGACGTCCCCCTTGCAGTACTCACCCCAGACGGCACCTTTGATGCCTCCCGCCCCACCATTTACTTGCTCAACGGTGCCGGCGGCGCCGAGCAAGGAATGGACTGGATTAGTTCCACCTTTGGCAAGGATCTCGATCCGAAGGCAAAAGGTGTGCAGCACCTGCCGTACTTCTACGCCAACCGCAACGTGAACGTTGTCATCCCGCAGGCGGGCGCTTTCTCCTACTACACCGACTGGCTGAGCACCCCGGACCGCGGCTACCTCAAGGGCCCACAGAAGTGGGAGACCTTCCTGACCAAGGAGCTGCCGGGACCGCTGGAGAAGCGCATTAACGGCAACGGCAAGCGCGGCATCGCCGGCATGTCCATGTCCGCAACCTCCTCGCTCGTGCTGGCCCAGCACAACCCGAACTTCTACGATGCCATCGGCTCCTACTCCGGTTGCGCTGCTACCTCGACCCCGCTGCCGAACTTCTACGCGCAGCTCACCGTGAACCGCGGTGGCGGAAGCACCGAGCAGATGTGGGGCGCGAAGGGCGGAGACTACAACCGCTACAACGATGGCCTCATCAACGCCACCAAGAACAACATGGGCAATTCCAAGGTCTATGTTTCCGCCAACTCCGGTTTGGCTGGGGCAACAGACTTGGGCTCGTCCAAGATTGATGCCTCGGGCTCATCCCAGGCCTTCAAGTCTTCCTCCACCCTCGTGGTTGAGGGCGGCGTCATCGAGGCAGCCATGAACGCCTGCACGCATGACCTGAAGGCAAAGATGGAGCGCGAGGGCGTTAAAGACGCAGTCTTCAACCTGCGCAACACCGGTACCCACTCTTGGCCGGGTTGGTATGACGACATCAACTCCTCGTGGCCGACATTCGCCAGCGCCTTCTTTCCCGAGGATCCTTCCGCGCCGGTAGCGGCAACTTATGCAGCAAATGAGGACGCGAGCGCTAACGAAATGGATGCCGAGGCCGATAGTCAGGATGCGAAACTGGATGAGGCAGAGGCAGACACCGAGGCCCCCGCTGATTCCCTGCCAGTAGATACTGAGGCGACCGAGCACTAA
- a CDS encoding M1 family metallopeptidase gives MKLLSTALSHISSARGHAAPTRDSYTGVDFNLGFEITHYDLDLAYRVEPNMLQGEAVLHIRALGDLDKLTLDLGGAMVARRITAKHAPRVAKFRLSGGKLRLNFADTIVEGQEFELLIRYGGSPRPLRTPWGEIGWEETDSGSLVASQPNGAPSWFPCDDTPSAKATYDIRITADDPFVVISNGKLVSRRSAGGSMTRWHYRVKHPMATYLATVQVGEYIEIPLGANVRAWAPARLKPVVLEEFAQQQEMVDFYSTLFGHYPFADYQVVITDDELEIPLEAQGLSIFGSNHVKGDHVFERLIAHELSHQWFGNSVGLMEWKDIWLNEGFACYCEWLWFEHAHGRPAHESARSHYQVLARKKQDILLSDPGTRDMFDDRVYKRGALTVHSLRRLVGDEAFFRTVREYLTAAQHSVVTPEDLISRMREAAENPGDVDQLLAQWLDKPELPRFPL, from the coding sequence ATGAAGCTGCTTTCTACCGCCCTTTCGCATATCTCGTCCGCCCGCGGCCACGCCGCACCTACTCGGGATAGCTATACCGGGGTGGATTTCAACCTCGGCTTCGAAATCACCCACTATGACTTGGACCTGGCCTACCGCGTGGAACCCAACATGCTCCAAGGCGAAGCTGTGCTCCATATTCGCGCGTTGGGGGACTTGGACAAGCTCACCCTCGACCTCGGCGGCGCCATGGTCGCTCGTCGCATCACGGCGAAGCATGCACCGCGCGTGGCCAAGTTCCGCCTATCCGGTGGGAAGCTGCGCTTGAACTTCGCCGACACAATCGTGGAAGGCCAAGAGTTTGAACTGCTGATCCGCTATGGCGGCTCACCCCGCCCGCTGCGCACGCCATGGGGTGAGATCGGCTGGGAGGAGACGGATTCTGGCTCTTTGGTAGCTAGCCAGCCCAATGGCGCGCCCAGTTGGTTCCCGTGCGATGACACCCCGTCCGCAAAGGCCACCTACGATATTCGAATTACCGCCGACGATCCTTTCGTGGTCATCTCCAACGGCAAGCTGGTCTCCCGCCGCAGCGCGGGTGGTTCCATGACGCGCTGGCACTACCGCGTCAAGCACCCCATGGCCACCTACCTCGCCACGGTCCAAGTTGGTGAGTACATCGAGATCCCACTTGGGGCCAACGTCCGCGCGTGGGCACCGGCCCGCCTCAAGCCGGTGGTGCTCGAAGAATTTGCCCAGCAGCAGGAGATGGTGGACTTCTACTCCACACTCTTTGGCCACTATCCTTTCGCCGATTACCAGGTAGTCATCACCGATGATGAGCTAGAAATCCCGCTCGAAGCCCAGGGCCTGTCTATCTTTGGCTCCAACCACGTCAAGGGTGATCATGTCTTCGAGCGGCTCATCGCGCACGAGCTCTCCCACCAGTGGTTCGGCAACTCCGTGGGCCTGATGGAGTGGAAGGATATCTGGCTCAACGAAGGTTTTGCCTGCTACTGCGAGTGGCTGTGGTTTGAGCACGCACATGGCCGCCCGGCACATGAATCAGCGCGCTCGCATTATCAGGTGCTGGCCCGCAAGAAGCAGGACATTCTGCTCAGCGATCCTGGTACGCGCGATATGTTCGATGACCGCGTCTACAAGCGCGGTGCGCTGACCGTCCACTCGCTGCGCCGCCTCGTGGGTGATGAGGCCTTCTTCCGCACGGTGCGGGAGTACCTCACCGCAGCGCAGCACTCGGTGGTGACCCCGGAGGATCTCATCAGCCGCATGCGCGAGGCAGCGGAGAACCCGGGTGACGTCGACCAGCTCCTAGCCCAGTGGTTGGATAAGCCGGAGCTGCCGCGCTTCCCGCTATAA
- a CDS encoding fumarate reductase/succinate dehydrogenase flavoprotein subunit: MTNANPVSNANTELKREHPNFSHPQSVVPGVKPGRILESHEPHGVPMKDMWSYQKDHMELVSPLNRRKFEIIVVGTGLAAGSAAAALGELGYKVKVFTYHDSPRRAHSIAAQGGVNSSRHKKVDNDSAYRHTKDTVKGGDYRCRESDCWRLAYESIRVIDHMNAIGAPFAREYGGTLATRSFGGVQVSRTYYTRGQTGQQLQLSTTSALYRQIGLGNVELFAHHDLQDIITYTDGGKKRAGGIVTRNLITGELKAFTGHAVILGTGGYGNVYHMSTLAKNSNAGAMMRAYENGAYLASPAFIQFHPTGLPVNSEWQSKTILMSESLRNDGRIWSPIKEKDDRPANEIPEEERDYFLERRYPAFGNLVPRDVASRAISQQINKGLGVGPLHNSVYLDFRDAIERLGKDKIRERYSNLIEMYEEAIGESAYETPMRIAPTCHFTMGGLWTDFNEMTTIDGLFAAGECSWTYHGANRLGANSLLSASVDGWFTLPFTIPNYLAHHLGEAKLAEDSAEANETVARAQARIDRLMSIQGQDPHGPAYYHRQLGDILYWGCGVSRNVEDLKVAIEKVRELRKDFWANVRITGEANDMNQVLEYGLRVADYIDLGELMCIDALDRDESCGAHFREDHLSEDGEAERDDENWCFVSAWEPGAAEGEFIRHAEPLYFDSIPLMTRNYK, encoded by the coding sequence ATGACTAACGCGAATCCTGTGTCGAACGCGAACACTGAACTCAAGCGCGAGCACCCGAACTTCTCGCACCCGCAGTCCGTCGTCCCGGGTGTTAAGCCGGGCCGCATTCTGGAGTCCCACGAGCCGCACGGCGTCCCGATGAAGGACATGTGGAGCTACCAGAAGGACCACATGGAGCTGGTCTCCCCGCTGAACCGCCGCAAGTTTGAAATCATCGTCGTCGGTACCGGCCTGGCTGCTGGTTCCGCTGCGGCTGCCCTCGGCGAGCTGGGCTACAAGGTAAAGGTCTTCACCTACCACGACTCCCCGCGCCGTGCGCACTCCATTGCTGCGCAGGGTGGTGTTAACTCTTCCCGCCACAAGAAGGTGGATAACGACTCCGCTTACCGCCACACCAAGGACACCGTCAAGGGTGGCGACTACCGCTGCCGCGAGTCCGACTGCTGGCGCTTGGCTTATGAGTCCATCCGCGTCATCGACCACATGAACGCCATCGGCGCTCCGTTCGCTCGCGAGTACGGCGGCACCCTGGCTACCCGTTCCTTCGGTGGCGTGCAGGTCTCCCGCACCTACTACACCCGTGGCCAAACAGGCCAGCAGCTGCAGCTGTCCACCACGTCTGCGCTCTACCGCCAGATTGGTCTGGGCAACGTGGAGCTCTTCGCTCACCACGACCTGCAGGACATCATCACCTACACCGACGGTGGCAAGAAGCGCGCCGGCGGCATCGTGACCCGTAACCTCATCACCGGCGAGCTGAAGGCTTTCACCGGCCACGCAGTCATCCTCGGTACTGGTGGTTACGGCAACGTCTACCACATGTCCACGCTGGCTAAGAACTCTAACGCCGGCGCCATGATGCGTGCGTACGAGAACGGTGCTTACCTAGCTTCCCCGGCATTCATCCAGTTCCACCCGACTGGCCTGCCGGTGAACTCCGAGTGGCAGTCCAAGACCATCCTCATGTCCGAGTCGCTGCGTAACGACGGCCGCATTTGGTCTCCGATCAAGGAGAAGGATGACCGTCCTGCCAACGAGATTCCGGAAGAGGAGCGCGACTACTTCCTGGAGCGCCGCTACCCGGCCTTCGGTAACCTCGTCCCGCGTGACGTGGCGTCCCGTGCCATCTCCCAGCAGATCAACAAGGGCCTGGGTGTTGGACCGCTGCACAACTCTGTGTACCTGGACTTCCGCGACGCCATCGAGCGTCTGGGCAAGGACAAGATCCGCGAGCGTTACTCCAACCTCATCGAAATGTACGAAGAGGCCATTGGTGAGTCCGCTTATGAGACCCCAATGCGTATCGCTCCGACCTGCCACTTCACCATGGGTGGTCTGTGGACGGACTTCAACGAGATGACCACCATCGACGGTCTCTTCGCCGCCGGTGAGTGCTCCTGGACCTACCACGGTGCAAACCGCCTGGGTGCTAACTCCCTGCTGTCCGCTTCCGTCGATGGCTGGTTCACCCTTCCGTTCACCATCCCGAACTACCTGGCACACCACCTGGGTGAGGCCAAGCTGGCTGAGGATTCTGCTGAGGCCAACGAGACTGTCGCTCGCGCTCAGGCTCGCATCGACCGCCTCATGTCCATCCAGGGCCAGGACCCGCACGGCCCGGCGTACTACCACCGCCAGCTGGGTGACATCCTCTACTGGGGTTGCGGCGTGTCCCGTAACGTTGAGGACCTCAAGGTTGCCATCGAGAAGGTTCGCGAGCTGCGCAAGGACTTCTGGGCTAACGTCCGCATCACTGGTGAGGCCAACGACATGAACCAGGTCCTCGAGTACGGTCTGCGCGTTGCTGACTACATCGACCTGGGTGAGCTCATGTGTATTGACGCCCTTGACCGCGACGAGTCCTGTGGTGCTCACTTCCGCGAGGACCACCTCTCCGAGGACGGCGAGGCCGAGCGTGATGACGAGAACTGGTGCTTTGTTTCCGCTTGGGAGCCGGGCGCTGCTGAGGGCGAGTTCATCCGCCACGCTGAGCCGCTGTACTTTGATTCGATCCCGCTGATGACAAGGAACTACAAGTAA
- a CDS encoding succinate dehydrogenase cytochrome b subunit, translating into MSVKNPDREALAHGRITNETIRPKPGIPSWALKLTMAITGLFFALFVVGHMAGNLKLYLPAHDGQEALDAYGAFLRSMGDPLIPSGHLLWIIRIVLLACVIAHIYGAFALTARSKASRGKFKRTNLMGGMDSFATKTMLVTGVVLLLFIVFHILDLTMGVQPIAPEAFAHGAVKANMIATFSRWPVTIIYIVAMLCLFLHLTHGIRLAASDLGITGAKWREVFVILAYVVPAVVCLANIVMPLSVALGWVS; encoded by the coding sequence ATGTCTGTAAAAAATCCTGACCGTGAAGCCCTCGCTCACGGCCGTATTACTAATGAAACGATTCGTCCTAAGCCAGGAATTCCGTCCTGGGCTTTGAAACTGACGATGGCAATTACCGGTCTGTTCTTCGCACTCTTCGTTGTGGGACACATGGCCGGAAACTTGAAGCTTTACCTGCCGGCTCATGACGGCCAGGAAGCCCTCGATGCCTACGGCGCATTCCTGCGCAGCATGGGTGATCCGCTGATTCCGAGCGGTCACCTTCTGTGGATCATCCGCATCGTTTTGCTGGCGTGCGTGATCGCCCACATTTACGGTGCCTTCGCGCTGACCGCTCGCTCCAAGGCGTCCCGCGGTAAGTTCAAGCGCACCAACCTGATGGGCGGTATGGATTCCTTCGCGACGAAGACCATGCTGGTGACCGGCGTCGTGCTGCTCCTGTTCATCGTCTTCCACATCCTGGATCTGACGATGGGTGTTCAGCCAATCGCTCCGGAGGCTTTCGCTCATGGTGCCGTGAAGGCCAACATGATCGCTACCTTCTCCCGCTGGCCGGTGACCATCATTTACATCGTCGCCATGCTCTGCCTCTTCCTGCACCTGACCCACGGCATCCGCCTTGCGGCTTCCGACCTGGGTATTACCGGTGCTAAGTGGCGCGAGGTATTTGTCATCCTGGCGTACGTTGTCCCGGCCGTCGTGTGCCTGGCAAACATCGTCATGCCGTTGTCCGTCGCCCTGGGCTGGGTCAGCTAA
- a CDS encoding alpha/beta hydrolase — MKRLSSLLTAGALCAAALVSPVAGAATLTAQQVAGDTALSTISDLQVTPEVESQKWYDHYKDDARVLKLQATSPAMNGRAIPLAVIPAKNPDRPTVYLLNGAGSAEQDSDWLYMSDVVDFYAEKDVNVVVPQAGAFSYYTDWLEEPNGKYLKGPQKWETFLTKELPGPLEERLNASNKRAVAGMSMSATSSLLFAQHNQGFYDAVGSFAGCAATAYPTEYEFLRLTVNRGGGQPEQMWGPMGSAYNRYNDALMNSEKLRGTKLYISSASGFAGEQDTPSYYINKGYSPLTAYLGSAQLQVEGGVIEAAVNHCTHMLKAKLDKQNIPATYNLRNVGTHSWPGWREDLVKSWPTFEEAFNS, encoded by the coding sequence ATGAAGCGTCTTAGCTCTCTCCTCACCGCCGGCGCGCTGTGTGCCGCCGCGCTGGTCAGCCCCGTTGCGGGTGCTGCCACCCTCACCGCGCAGCAGGTTGCGGGTGACACTGCCCTATCCACCATCTCGGACCTGCAGGTCACCCCGGAGGTGGAGAGCCAGAAGTGGTATGACCACTACAAGGATGACGCCCGCGTTCTCAAGCTGCAGGCTACCTCGCCGGCGATGAACGGCCGCGCCATTCCGCTTGCTGTCATCCCGGCCAAGAACCCGGACCGCCCGACGGTCTACCTGCTCAACGGCGCTGGTTCCGCCGAGCAGGATTCCGACTGGTTGTACATGTCGGATGTCGTGGACTTCTACGCTGAGAAGGACGTCAACGTGGTGGTTCCGCAGGCAGGCGCTTTCTCCTACTACACCGACTGGCTGGAGGAGCCCAACGGCAAGTACCTCAAGGGCCCGCAGAAGTGGGAGACCTTCCTGACCAAGGAGCTGCCGGGACCGCTGGAGGAGCGTCTGAACGCAAGCAATAAGCGCGCCGTCGCCGGCATGTCCATGTCCGCGACGTCGTCATTGCTGTTTGCTCAGCACAACCAAGGCTTCTATGACGCAGTTGGTTCCTTCGCCGGCTGTGCTGCGACCGCCTACCCCACCGAGTACGAGTTCCTGCGCCTCACTGTGAACCGCGGTGGCGGCCAGCCGGAGCAGATGTGGGGACCGATGGGCTCTGCCTACAACCGCTACAACGACGCCCTGATGAACTCTGAGAAGCTGCGCGGCACCAAGCTGTACATCTCCTCCGCATCGGGCTTCGCCGGTGAGCAGGATACCCCGTCCTACTACATCAACAAGGGTTACAGCCCGTTGACGGCCTACCTGGGCTCGGCGCAGCTGCAGGTGGAAGGCGGCGTCATCGAGGCTGCCGTTAACCACTGCACCCACATGCTCAAGGCAAAGCTGGATAAGCAGAACATTCCGGCAACTTACAACCTCCGCAATGTGGGCACGCACTCCTGGCCGGGCTGGCGCGAGGACCTGGTGAAGTCCTGGCCTACCTTTGAGGAAGCCTTCAACTCCTAA
- the rfbB gene encoding dTDP-glucose 4,6-dehydratase: MRKLLVTGGAGFIGANFVRLVAEQRPEVEITVLDKLTYAGNRANLDGVDAELVVGDVADEGVVDKLVSQADTVVHFAAESHNDNSLRDPSPFLHTNIMGTFVLLEACRRHDVRLHHVSTDEVFGDLDIGADTYFTESTPYNPSSPYSATKAGSDHLVRAWVRSFGLRATISNCSNNYGPYQHIEKFIPRQITNLLLGQPAKLYGTGEQVRDWIHVDDHNEAVLAILDRGRIGETYNIGADQEDTNNRQVIEMICELMGATDDGQARFEHVADRPGHDQRYAMDANKLRRELGWSPRYTDLREGLAATIEWYRAHEDWWRAGKEEVEANYAKQGQ; encoded by the coding sequence ATGCGCAAACTGCTTGTTACCGGCGGCGCCGGCTTTATTGGTGCAAACTTCGTGCGGCTCGTGGCCGAGCAGCGCCCGGAGGTGGAAATCACCGTCCTGGACAAACTCACCTACGCGGGCAATCGCGCCAATCTCGACGGCGTGGACGCCGAGCTCGTGGTGGGGGACGTGGCGGATGAGGGGGTCGTCGACAAGCTCGTGTCCCAGGCGGATACCGTGGTGCACTTCGCAGCGGAATCCCACAATGACAACTCTTTGCGGGATCCTTCGCCCTTCCTCCACACCAACATCATGGGCACCTTCGTGCTGCTGGAGGCCTGCCGCCGCCACGATGTGCGCCTCCACCACGTCTCCACCGATGAGGTCTTTGGTGATTTGGACATTGGCGCCGATACCTACTTCACGGAGTCGACTCCTTATAACCCTTCTTCGCCCTATTCGGCCACGAAAGCCGGCTCGGATCACCTGGTGCGCGCGTGGGTGCGCAGTTTTGGGCTGCGGGCAACCATTTCGAATTGCTCCAATAACTACGGCCCCTACCAACACATTGAGAAGTTCATTCCGCGACAGATCACCAACCTGCTTCTAGGCCAGCCCGCCAAGCTTTATGGCACCGGCGAACAGGTGCGGGATTGGATTCACGTGGATGATCACAATGAGGCCGTACTCGCCATCCTGGACCGCGGGCGCATCGGTGAGACCTATAACATCGGCGCCGATCAGGAGGATACGAATAACCGCCAGGTCATCGAGATGATCTGTGAGCTCATGGGCGCGACAGATGACGGCCAGGCGCGTTTCGAGCACGTGGCGGACCGCCCAGGCCATGACCAGCGCTATGCCATGGATGCCAACAAACTGCGCCGCGAGCTGGGCTGGAGCCCGCGCTACACGGATCTGCGCGAAGGCCTGGCCGCCACCATTGAGTGGTACCGCGCACACGAGGACTGGTGGCGTGCGGGCAAGGAAGAAGTTGAAGCCAACTACGCGAAGCAAGGACAGTAA
- the lpdA gene encoding dihydrolipoyl dehydrogenase, which translates to MTNEHFDVVVLGAGPGGYVSAIRAAQLGKKVAVIEKQYWGGVCLNVGCIPSKALLKNAEVAHTFNHEAKAFGISGDVSFDFGVAHKRSRKVSEGIVKGVHYLMKKNKITEINGLGSFKDAKTIEITEGDDKGKTVTFDNCIIATGSVVRSLPGVEIGGNIVSYEEQILNDDAPDSMVIVGAGAIGMEFAYVLANYGVDVTIVEFMDRVLPNEDKDVSKAIAKEYKKLGVKLLTGYKTTAIKDNGDNVTVEVESKDGSKTDTLTVDRCMVSIGFAPRTEGYGLENTGVELTERGAIAIDDYMRTNVEGIYAIGDVTAKLQLAHVAEAQGVVAAEVIAGAETQLLGDYMNMPRATFCNPQVASFGYTEEQAREKFADRDIKVATFPFSANGKAAGLNETAGFVKLVADSEFGELIGGHMVGSNVSELLPELTLAQRFDLTAEEIGRNVHTHPTLSEAMKEAAEGIGGHMINL; encoded by the coding sequence GTGACTAATGAACATTTTGACGTTGTAGTACTCGGCGCGGGCCCCGGCGGCTACGTGTCCGCCATCCGCGCTGCCCAGCTGGGCAAGAAGGTTGCCGTTATTGAGAAGCAGTACTGGGGCGGTGTCTGCCTCAACGTGGGCTGCATCCCGTCCAAGGCTCTTCTTAAGAACGCTGAGGTTGCACACACCTTCAACCATGAGGCAAAGGCCTTTGGTATTTCCGGCGATGTTTCTTTCGACTTCGGTGTTGCGCACAAGCGCTCCCGCAAGGTTTCGGAGGGCATCGTCAAGGGTGTGCACTACCTGATGAAGAAGAACAAGATTACGGAGATCAATGGTCTCGGCTCCTTCAAGGACGCCAAGACCATCGAGATTACCGAGGGCGATGACAAGGGTAAGACCGTTACCTTTGATAACTGCATTATCGCCACCGGCTCCGTTGTCCGTTCCCTTCCGGGCGTGGAAATCGGCGGCAACATCGTGTCCTACGAGGAGCAGATCCTTAACGATGATGCCCCGGATTCCATGGTGATCGTTGGCGCAGGCGCCATCGGTATGGAGTTTGCTTACGTTCTGGCCAACTACGGCGTGGACGTGACCATCGTGGAGTTTATGGACCGCGTCCTGCCAAACGAGGATAAGGATGTTTCCAAGGCTATTGCCAAGGAATACAAGAAGCTTGGAGTGAAGCTCCTGACCGGTTACAAGACCACCGCCATCAAGGACAACGGCGACAATGTCACCGTTGAGGTCGAGTCCAAGGACGGCTCCAAGACCGATACGCTGACCGTGGACCGCTGCATGGTCTCCATCGGCTTTGCCCCGCGCACCGAGGGCTACGGCCTGGAGAACACCGGTGTCGAGCTCACCGAGCGCGGCGCCATCGCTATCGATGATTACATGCGCACCAACGTTGAGGGCATTTACGCCATCGGTGACGTCACCGCGAAGCTGCAGCTTGCACACGTGGCTGAGGCGCAGGGTGTCGTGGCCGCTGAGGTCATCGCCGGCGCTGAGACCCAGCTGCTGGGTGACTACATGAATATGCCGCGCGCTACCTTCTGCAACCCGCAGGTTGCCTCCTTCGGTTACACTGAGGAGCAGGCTCGTGAGAAGTTCGCTGACCGCGACATCAAGGTTGCTACCTTCCCGTTCTCCGCTAACGGTAAGGCAGCTGGTCTGAACGAGACCGCGGGCTTCGTCAAGCTCGTCGCTGACAGCGAGTTCGGTGAGCTCATCGGTGGCCACATGGTGGGCTCCAACGTTTCCGAGCTGCTGCCGGAGCTGACCCTAGCGCAGCGCTTTGATCTCACCGCTGAGGAGATCGGACGTAACGTTCACACACACCCGACTCTGTCTGAGGCTATGAAGGAAGCAGCCGAGGGTATCGGCGGCCACATGATCAACCTCTAA